The following are encoded in a window of Planctomycetaceae bacterium genomic DNA:
- a CDS encoding site-2 protease family protein, which produces MAEQVVVEQKNVKNKNLINAFILVVLVGMIAYFISKNFNKSSSIILSFVGLGVVIFIHEFGHFAAGKLCGIKVEAFAIGFGTIIIAFKKIDNFLQIRILPTILEKHNDPDQAGLLCVKIPMNCKAGETEYQLRVFPVGGFVKLMGQEDLGADKKCQDPRAFTNVAIWKRIVAVSAGVTLNIVLAAILFVIVFMRGINLPPAIVGDVMPGYPAYNAGLKVGDEILAVNGKSNLDFMGIAFEAALIGKDKPVSFKVKRTDGSVVDMNIVPTRIAELGIKGVGIGQPSTLEVAKVADVNALEAQYGVLPGDVLAAVDGQPVEQFWQFSEKLDNSFEPNVTVAYKRAGQDALIEKKLLLEYSPVIVYREDTDVYVPSHIYGLVPRLKIYSVQTPEANEAFRQGDIIVQAGEIANPNYKQLRELTTASLGQEMTMVVLRGGESVEVKISPKKSSDGRAVLGIVVMLDVENAFAAQTTDANTYAWSGDLAKGAQILSIAGKDVKNYFDIANALNANCGKTVKVKYEGVLDNEETSFAVPADGNPIQARSQIVDAPPFKMLKTLYRATGPGDAIKKGSRKTLEFVGQTYMTIKGLIVRDISPKSLMGPIGMIAASTKIISDRDFMQYFYFMGMISACLAVMNFLPLPIFDGGLVVLLIIEKIIGRPVNEKVQEVLVYIGLVGIIGLVIVVCYNDILRWFLHK; this is translated from the coding sequence ATGGCTGAACAAGTAGTGGTTGAACAAAAAAATGTAAAAAACAAAAATTTGATAAACGCCTTCATTCTGGTCGTTCTGGTCGGAATGATTGCGTATTTTATCTCCAAAAACTTTAATAAAAGCAGCAGTATAATCCTGTCGTTTGTCGGGTTGGGCGTTGTGATCTTTATTCACGAATTCGGGCATTTCGCGGCGGGCAAACTTTGCGGTATTAAAGTCGAGGCGTTCGCTATCGGCTTCGGCACGATTATTATCGCTTTCAAAAAGATAGACAACTTTCTGCAAATACGAATTCTTCCGACGATTCTTGAAAAGCATAATGACCCCGACCAGGCGGGGCTGCTTTGCGTTAAGATTCCAATGAACTGCAAAGCGGGCGAAACGGAATATCAGCTTCGCGTTTTTCCGGTCGGCGGTTTTGTGAAACTTATGGGGCAGGAAGATTTGGGCGCGGACAAGAAATGCCAAGACCCGCGAGCGTTTACTAACGTTGCGATTTGGAAGCGAATCGTCGCGGTATCGGCAGGCGTTACATTGAATATCGTCCTGGCGGCGATACTTTTTGTAATCGTATTTATGCGAGGCATTAATCTTCCGCCTGCAATCGTCGGCGATGTGATGCCGGGGTATCCTGCTTATAATGCCGGTCTGAAAGTGGGCGATGAAATCCTTGCGGTCAACGGCAAAAGCAATCTTGATTTTATGGGTATCGCTTTCGAGGCAGCGCTTATTGGCAAAGACAAGCCGGTGAGTTTTAAAGTTAAACGCACTGATGGAAGCGTAGTCGATATGAATATTGTTCCGACGCGAATAGCTGAACTGGGCATCAAGGGGGTCGGCATTGGACAGCCGTCAACACTTGAGGTCGCAAAAGTTGCGGACGTAAACGCATTGGAAGCACAATACGGAGTGCTGCCGGGCGATGTTTTGGCAGCGGTTGACGGACAGCCGGTCGAACAGTTCTGGCAGTTCAGCGAAAAATTGGACAACAGTTTTGAACCGAATGTTACTGTCGCGTATAAAAGGGCGGGGCAGGATGCACTTATTGAGAAAAAATTATTGCTGGAATATTCGCCGGTGATTGTTTATCGCGAAGATACAGATGTTTATGTGCCGTCGCATATTTACGGACTTGTGCCGAGGCTGAAGATTTACAGCGTTCAAACGCCTGAAGCAAATGAGGCGTTTCGGCAGGGCGATATTATTGTTCAAGCCGGCGAAATCGCGAATCCAAATTACAAGCAGCTTCGCGAACTGACGACGGCAAGTCTTGGTCAGGAAATGACGATGGTCGTTTTGCGGGGCGGCGAATCTGTTGAAGTGAAAATATCGCCGAAGAAAAGCAGTGACGGCAGAGCGGTGTTGGGAATTGTCGTGATGCTTGATGTTGAGAACGCTTTTGCGGCGCAGACGACAGACGCAAATACTTATGCCTGGTCGGGTGATTTAGCCAAAGGTGCACAGATATTGTCAATCGCGGGCAAAGATGTGAAAAATTATTTCGATATCGCAAACGCGCTTAACGCAAATTGCGGAAAAACGGTTAAAGTAAAATATGAAGGCGTTTTGGATAATGAGGAAACTTCGTTCGCGGTACCCGCTGACGGAAATCCGATACAGGCAAGATCGCAGATTGTCGATGCTCCGCCGTTTAAGATGCTCAAGACGCTTTATCGTGCGACAGGGCCTGGCGATGCGATAAAGAAGGGCAGCAGAAAAACGCTTGAGTTCGTCGGACAGACTTATATGACAATCAAAGGTTTAATCGTGCGGGATATAAGTCCAAAGAGCCTGATGGGGCCGATTGGTATGATTGCGGCAAGTACGAAGATTATTTCCGACCGCGATTTTATGCAGTACTTCTATTTTATGGGAATGATTAGCGCGTGTCTTGCGGTGATGAATTTTCTGCCGCTGCCGATTTTTGACGGCGGACTTGTTGTGCTTTTGATAATCGAAAAAATTATCGGCAGGCCGGTGAATGAAAAGGTGCAGGAAGTTCTGGTCTATATCGGTCTGGTGGGAATAATCGGTCTGGTGATTGTTGTATGCTATAATGATATTTTAAGGTGGTTTTTACATAAATAA
- a CDS encoding glycosyltransferase family 2 protein: protein MMLVVTIPAYNEQATVGQVISDVPKAIAGIDEIKVVVIDDGSTDATAQVASQAGAYVHSQGHNKGLGAAFSQGIRTALSFGADIIVNIDADGQFDPNDISKLVEPILQNKAEMVTASRFADASLEPEMPWIKKWGNRRVANIVNNLCGLNMKDVSCGFRAYKRDAALRVTLLGGHTYTHEVILDMAFRGLRIVEVPVKVQGVRKFGQSKVASNVFSYGWRSLCIMLRAFRDYKPMMVFGGISAVFLILAILCGGFVMIHFLRTGAFFPYVFVAFAAAGFAFIALICYITALLAGMLNRLRILQDEQLFLLRKNEYEKK from the coding sequence ATGATGCTTGTTGTAACTATACCGGCATATAATGAGCAGGCAACGGTAGGACAGGTTATATCAGATGTTCCAAAGGCAATTGCCGGGATTGATGAGATAAAAGTTGTCGTAATCGATGACGGCAGCACGGATGCAACGGCACAAGTCGCTTCGCAGGCGGGTGCGTATGTGCATAGTCAGGGGCACAATAAAGGGCTGGGTGCAGCTTTTTCGCAGGGGATTCGGACGGCATTGTCGTTCGGCGCGGATATTATTGTGAACATCGATGCCGACGGGCAATTCGATCCTAATGATATATCCAAGCTCGTCGAACCGATTTTGCAAAATAAAGCCGAGATGGTTACAGCCAGCAGATTCGCTGACGCTTCGCTTGAGCCTGAAATGCCGTGGATAAAAAAATGGGGCAACAGGCGGGTCGCGAATATTGTAAACAATCTGTGCGGCCTGAATATGAAAGATGTTTCGTGCGGATTTCGAGCGTACAAACGTGATGCCGCATTGCGTGTAACACTGCTGGGCGGACATACATATACGCACGAAGTGATTCTTGATATGGCGTTTAGAGGTTTGCGGATTGTCGAGGTGCCTGTGAAGGTGCAAGGCGTTCGCAAATTCGGCCAAAGCAAAGTCGCATCTAATGTTTTCAGCTACGGCTGGCGAAGTTTGTGCATTATGCTGCGGGCGTTCAGAGATTATAAACCGATGATGGTTTTCGGCGGCATAAGCGCGGTTTTTCTGATTCTGGCGATTCTCTGCGGCGGATTTGTTATGATACATTTTTTGCGAACCGGCGCGTTTTTTCCTTATGTGTTTGTTGCGTTCGCGGCTGCGGGGTTTGCTTTTATTGCTTTGATTTGCTATATCACAGCGCTTCTTGCGGGGATGCTGAACAGACTTCGGATTTTGCAGGATGAACAGCTTTTCCTGCTGCGAAAGAATGAGTACGAGAAAAAATAA
- a CDS encoding DUF354 domain-containing protein: MRAIVDISHPSQVHFFKNLILRFRKNGDKVLVTARGKDVTLDLLKNLNIKYICLSHQAGGMLSMLRELILRYVLMWIIVRRFKPDILIAETGVTIGLIGMLMRIPRIVEEDTEHAKLQRMLGLPFVSIIMTGLGYLGNHGKRERKFKGVWVQSYLNPEYFSPDASILTDAGIEIDKPFIVMRMVSWSAAHDKGLHGYSESQYLDIVEKLSKYGRVIISSEGQLPLSMAKYKIPVSPEKVHHLLAFAKLYIGEGATMAAEAAVLGTPAIFTNPLPLGYLQAMEQKYQLMYNCEDFDAGVVIAEKLLNTDNLKQLWQPRRKKLLDESEDINEFMFRIAEEVTRS, from the coding sequence ATGCGAGCCATAGTCGATATCAGCCATCCTTCGCAGGTTCATTTTTTCAAGAATCTCATTCTGCGATTCAGAAAAAATGGGGATAAGGTTCTTGTAACTGCACGCGGAAAAGATGTTACACTCGATTTGCTGAAAAATCTAAATATCAAGTATATCTGCCTTAGTCATCAGGCCGGCGGTATGCTTTCGATGCTGCGTGAATTAATTCTGCGTTATGTTCTGATGTGGATTATTGTCCGGCGTTTCAAGCCTGATATTCTGATTGCGGAAACCGGCGTTACAATCGGACTGATTGGGATGCTGATGAGGATTCCGCGGATTGTCGAGGAAGATACAGAACACGCAAAATTGCAGCGAATGCTTGGGCTGCCTTTCGTTTCGATAATTATGACGGGGCTGGGGTATCTTGGCAATCACGGAAAGCGTGAGCGAAAATTTAAAGGCGTTTGGGTGCAATCGTATTTGAATCCTGAATATTTTTCGCCTGACGCTTCGATTCTAACTGATGCGGGGATTGAAATTGACAAACCCTTTATTGTGATGCGGATGGTTTCATGGTCGGCGGCTCATGATAAAGGTCTGCATGGATACAGCGAATCGCAATATCTTGACATTGTTGAAAAGTTGTCGAAGTACGGCAGAGTTATAATCAGCTCGGAAGGACAGTTGCCGCTTTCAATGGCGAAATATAAAATCCCTGTCTCGCCGGAGAAGGTTCATCATTTGCTTGCGTTCGCAAAGTTGTATATCGGCGAAGGCGCGACAATGGCTGCAGAAGCGGCTGTGCTGGGAACGCCTGCGATATTCACTAATCCGCTGCCGCTTGGTTATTTGCAGGCAATGGAGCAGAAATATCAATTGATGTATAATTGCGAGGATTTCGATGCGGGGGTTGTAATCGCGGAAAAACTGCTGAATACTGATAATCTTAAACAGCTTTGGCAGCCAAGGCGCAAAAAACTATTAGATGAAAGCGAAGACATAAACGAATTTATGTTCCGTATAGCTGAAGAAGTTACCAGGAGTTAA